The following proteins come from a genomic window of Edaphobacter sp. 4G125:
- a CDS encoding ATP-binding protein: MNPISQTGQSATETISDVLFAELRTTPIFSSLKDEELRCLSGLEEVQLTKGDILVRQGEMAHNFWILLEGHIVLSQTTPDGREFEITSIPSGNAFGELPLLANIPNAVNLKADEPCRLVQISEEGFWSLMTTCPGVRKAILGNMAKRVHKMQSMTVQQEKMASLGTLAAGLMHELNNPGTAAKRAASQLRSNLMRMHEISAKFSKTELSQEQKQCLHDLQEHTLQAKQPLVMNSLEQSDAEETLAEWMEASNIENAWKISPILVSIGLKAEDLECAKAEFPGSTLSDALNWIEAMASSMQLVGTIEESIGRVSDLVMAVKSYAYEGKGLKQSIDVNSSIHATLVIMSHKLREKEITIEKSFAQNLPPLQSDCTGLNQIWTNLLDNSIDAVGQHGKISIKTWAEKSPTNDQRTDICIQVSDNGSGIPLESQTHIFDTFFTTKPLGIGTGLGLGIVHRIVDQLGGIIRFSSVPGNTQFIVRLPAQPLQHN, encoded by the coding sequence ATGAACCCAATCTCCCAAACCGGACAGTCAGCAACAGAAACCATCAGTGATGTTCTCTTTGCCGAGTTGAGAACAACGCCGATCTTTTCCTCTCTGAAAGATGAGGAGCTGCGCTGCCTGAGTGGATTGGAGGAGGTTCAGTTAACCAAGGGAGATATCCTCGTCCGACAAGGAGAGATGGCACATAATTTCTGGATCCTTCTGGAAGGCCATATTGTTTTGTCTCAGACCACACCGGATGGCCGAGAGTTCGAGATCACTTCCATTCCCAGCGGAAACGCTTTTGGAGAGCTTCCTCTCCTCGCTAATATTCCGAATGCGGTCAACCTCAAGGCAGATGAACCCTGCCGCCTGGTGCAGATCAGTGAAGAAGGGTTCTGGAGCTTGATGACGACCTGCCCGGGAGTGCGCAAAGCGATTCTGGGGAACATGGCCAAACGCGTTCATAAGATGCAGAGCATGACGGTACAGCAGGAGAAGATGGCATCGCTTGGCACACTGGCTGCTGGTTTGATGCATGAACTGAACAATCCAGGTACTGCTGCTAAACGGGCGGCTTCGCAACTCCGCTCCAATCTGATGCGAATGCATGAGATCTCTGCCAAATTCAGCAAGACCGAGCTGAGTCAGGAACAGAAACAATGCCTTCACGATTTACAGGAACATACGTTGCAAGCCAAACAACCCCTCGTGATGAACTCTTTGGAACAGAGTGATGCCGAAGAGACATTGGCGGAGTGGATGGAAGCCTCGAATATAGAAAATGCATGGAAAATCTCTCCGATCCTGGTCTCGATTGGCCTGAAAGCTGAAGATCTGGAGTGCGCCAAAGCAGAGTTTCCCGGATCAACACTCTCCGATGCTCTGAATTGGATTGAAGCTATGGCATCGAGCATGCAATTAGTGGGAACAATCGAAGAGAGTATTGGACGAGTTTCCGACCTCGTGATGGCCGTCAAATCGTATGCCTACGAAGGCAAAGGATTGAAGCAATCAATCGATGTCAATAGCAGCATTCATGCAACGCTGGTGATCATGAGCCATAAGTTGCGAGAAAAAGAGATCACCATAGAAAAAAGTTTTGCCCAAAATCTTCCTCCTCTGCAAAGTGACTGCACCGGCCTGAACCAGATCTGGACCAATCTTCTGGATAATTCGATTGATGCGGTAGGGCAACACGGAAAGATCAGCATCAAGACGTGGGCAGAAAAATCACCGACGAACGATCAACGAACCGACATCTGCATTCAGGTCTCCGATAACGGAAGTGGCATTCCTCTTGAGAGCCAAACCCATATCTTTGATACCTTCTTTACGACGAAACCCCTGGGAATTGGAACCGGTTTGGGGCTTGGGATTGTGCACCGCATCGTAGACCAGCTCGGTGGAATCATCCGTTTTTCTTCTGTTCCCGGCAATACGCAATTTATTGTTCGCCTTCCTGCTCAACCCCTACAGCACAATTGA